ATCATAGGCGTTCCGGGTAATGCCGATCCGGTGGGACAGAAGGTCGATGACCGTGTGGCGGTTATCCGTTGGAGGCAAGCGCAGCGATGGGGCCAGCTCTTCGATCGGCTGGCTGGGGTCCACGGCGCCTGTCTCGACAAGCTGCAACAATGTTGCGGCCGCCACGCTTTTCGATACAGATGCCCAACGGAAGACCGTATCGCCATCGACCCGCAGCCCGGTCCCTCTGGCGCGTTCGCCATAACCCCGAACGAAGATCATCTCCCCGTCCCGGACGACGGCCATGGCCAGACCGGACATCTGGCTCTGCTGCATCATCTGCGTCGCCCGGCGATCCAGCTCTCGCAGATCAAGGCCCGGCTGACGGGGCGTCTGAGCCACGGTCTGCGCAAACGCCGGCAGAGCCAACAGACCAATCAGACATGCCAGAAAAAAGCGACGCATGGGCGCTGCGATAGAGTGATCCGACCCGGCTTGTCGATAACACTCGGCTATGAGGTGTATGACAATGATGTCAGGTCAGGGCGAGCCAGGCGATCAATGCGCCGCCCAGCGCCAGTCGGTAGATCATGAAAGGGAGGAAGCCGATCCGCGTTACGAAGCGAATGAAGAGCGCGATGGCGAGATAGGCGACGATGAAGGACAGGATGGCGACCAATAACCCCTGCCCCAGTGTCGCGTCTCCGATATCGTCGCCGCTGGCCAGTTTGACCAGCGCATAGGCTCCACCGGCGCCAATGATCGGCAGGCTCATCAACATGGAAAAGCGGGCCGCAGCCTCCCGGGACAGACCGATGGCCCGCCCTGCCGTCATGGTGATCCCGGACCGGGACGTGCCGGGAATGAACGCCAGCATTTGCGCCAGCCCCATGGCAAAGGCACCGCGCCAGCTCAGCGTGTCCATCGCCCGGTCATCGCGGGCCCAGATATCCGACAGCCAGAGAACAATGCCGAAGATGATCGTAGCGGCGGCGATGATAGCCGGATCGCGTAAGGCTTCGTCCCATCCGCCGACCGCCAGCAGAAAGCCGAACAGTAGGGCCGGCGGGGTTGCGACGATCAGATTGAGCGCCAGAATGGAACCTCGCGTCAGCTTGCGCTGTAAGAGTTCGCGCAAACCGATCAGCATCTCGGCCACATCCTTGCGAAAATAGATCAAGACGGAAAACAGCGTTCCGACATGCGCCATCACATCGATCAGCACGCCTTGCTTGGTCCAGCCAAGAACGGCTTCGGGCAGGATCAGATGTGCGGATGAGGAGACGGGAAGAAATTCCGTCAGCCCTTGTATCAGGGCGAGTAGGAGTGCCTGCCACCACGTCATAGGCGCGATTAGGCTATCGCGCGTTAGCGAAGCGTTACGCACCACCATAGAATTGTTGTCAATCTTGGAACGATGCGGCTTTGCGGCGGGTTAGTTCAATGTGCCTCGAACAATCGTCATCACGGATGCTGCATCCCCACTCGGCAAGGCCTGCGCCGTCCGGCTGGGCCGGGCGGGCTGGAACGTCGTTATGGGCAGCTCATCGCTCTCATCTCTGCAATCCGTCTGCGACGAGCTACCGGATCAAGCGACGCTGCCAATGCGGTGCGTGCCGACCGATCCCGACAATGTTCGACCGCTGCTGAAGGCTGGCGAGGAGCGCTTCGGTACGATCGATGCGGTGCTGGCAAACAATCGCTCAAACCTTGGTAACTGGCGACGGGCGATGAATATGCAGGTCGTCGCTTTGGCGATGATCAGCGAGGTCGCCGAACCCTTTCTGAAACGATCAGGGGGCCATCTGGTCATTGCCGGATCGCGGTCCGGATCTCATACCAGAGAGGGGGCCATGAAGACGGTAGCCCGCGATGCCAAACGCACGCTGCAGGCCGCGCTCGCAGCAGAATGGTCAGAGACGGGCGTTCAGGTCAGTCTGGTTGAGCCTGTCGGACTTGACGGACCGAAAGCCATGGCCCGACAAATTGCGCGGGTTCTGAACGGAGCCCCGCAACGACAAAAAGATGCCCTGCAGAGAAATGCTATCGGGATAATGCGTCGCTAAGCGAAGCGCCCTGCCCCGTCTTCAACGCGGCGCAGAGTTCGATACTCTCGATGGTCTGAGCCAGCGACCGCTCATATCCGGGAATCACAGCTGCATTC
This genomic window from Algimonas porphyrae contains:
- a CDS encoding SDR family NAD(P)-dependent oxidoreductase is translated as MPRTIVITDAASPLGKACAVRLGRAGWNVVMGSSSLSSLQSVCDELPDQATLPMRCVPTDPDNVRPLLKAGEERFGTIDAVLANNRSNLGNWRRAMNMQVVALAMISEVAEPFLKRSGGHLVIAGSRSGSHTREGAMKTVARDAKRTLQAALAAEWSETGVQVSLVEPVGLDGPKAMARQIARVLNGAPQRQKDALQRNAIGIMRR
- a CDS encoding undecaprenyl-diphosphate phosphatase translates to MTWWQALLLALIQGLTEFLPVSSSAHLILPEAVLGWTKQGVLIDVMAHVGTLFSVLIYFRKDVAEMLIGLRELLQRKLTRGSILALNLIVATPPALLFGFLLAVGGWDEALRDPAIIAAATIIFGIVLWLSDIWARDDRAMDTLSWRGAFAMGLAQMLAFIPGTSRSGITMTAGRAIGLSREAAARFSMLMSLPIIGAGGAYALVKLASGDDIGDATLGQGLLVAILSFIVAYLAIALFIRFVTRIGFLPFMIYRLALGGALIAWLALT